GGGTCCGCACGCATCAGTAGCGGGTCGGGCGCGACGGCGCTGGCCGCGATCTCCCAGGTGCCGTCCTGCAGCGTGGCCAGGCAGCCCCAGGACGCGCCGGTGCTCTGCAATGCCGCGTGCAGCAGCGTTTCGATGCGCCGCGCCGGCATGGCTTCGGTGGCCAGGCTCTGCGAGATCTGCCGCAGGGCCAGCATGTCCGGCGGCGCCATCTCGGCAGGGGTGCGGGTACTGCGCAAGTCGTCGAGTTTGCTGTTCATGTTCTTTTGTCTCTGGCCTGCCGGTATCGCGTCTTGTCCATGCTTCCCCGTTCGATCCGGCAGGGGGCTACGGCGGCTCTTCATGTAGTGAGCGCTCCATCAATCAACCTTAGCACAGGGTCTGCGCAAATGACAAACCCCGGCGCGTTGTGCCGGCGTCCGCGCAGCAGCCGGATACTGGCCGGCACACGCCGACAACCCATTGATTCAAAAGGATGTATGGAAGGCGCTTGCGATGGGCAGGCGGCGCTAGTATCATCCGTTCGCTCATGTAGTGTTCCCTGTATGAAATGCACGGAACGAATCCATCGGTGAGGATTCATGAGTCAGCGGCAACAGGCTGCTGATCTAGGAGCGATATGACACAAGCAGCAAAAAAGGCAGTGCGTGGCACCGGCGTCCGGGAGGCTGCGGCGCAGGCTACCCGCGACAAGATCCTGCGCGCCGCGACCAAGGTTTTCGCGCGCTACGGCTATGAAGGCGGCAGCGTCGAAAAGATCTCCAGTCTGGCCAAGTCCTACGACCGGATGATCTACTATTACTACGGCAGCAAGGAGGGCCTGTTCATCGCCGTGCTGGAAGGCATCTACCGACGGATGGACGAGGCCGAGGCGAAGGTGGTTCCCGATCCGTCGGATCCGGTGGAAGCGCTGAAAACCGTGATCCGTTTCAAGATGGACTACTACCGGCGCAATCCTGATTTCGTCAACCTGCTCAATACCGAGAACCTGCACAAGGGGCGGCATGTCTCCAAGGCGGAGCGTCAGGGCGAATACTCGTCCCATGCCGTGCGAATCATCGAACAAATCCTGGCCAGCGGCGTAGCCAAAGGCCTGTTTCGCCCGGACCTCAAAGCGCGCGACGTCTTTTTGCTG
This region of Cupriavidus sp. EM10 genomic DNA includes:
- a CDS encoding TetR family transcriptional regulator, with translation MTQAAKKAVRGTGVREAAAQATRDKILRAATKVFARYGYEGGSVEKISSLAKSYDRMIYYYYGSKEGLFIAVLEGIYRRMDEAEAKVVPDPSDPVEALKTVIRFKMDYYRRNPDFVNLLNTENLHKGRHVSKAERQGEYSSHAVRIIEQILASGVAKGLFRPDLKARDVFLLIASPAYFYTSNRYTLSAFLGEELDTPEAVQHWESFVIDSVLRTVRADTPASSQPA